Proteins from a single region of Pithys albifrons albifrons isolate INPA30051 chromosome 12, PitAlb_v1, whole genome shotgun sequence:
- the ZNF319 gene encoding zinc finger protein 319 isoform X1 → MVVSSHLPRRDELGWSWRRRGSPRRALGKPRESCSLDCLLCPFQIMSESWQQQQQQQQQPPPPQQHHAGAAALPEHSIPPSTADNPLGCAVYGILLQPDPGLQHHQHPPIQAGDPSHKCGVCGHDLTHLSNPHEHQCLPGHDRSFQCTQCLKIFHQATDLLEHQCIQVEQKPFVCGVCKMGFSLLTSLAQHHNVHNGNAMKCSICEKTYKPPELEHSQPLDPSEKPYSCSICQKTFKHLSELSRHERIHTGEKPYKCTLCDKSFSQSSHLVHHKRTHSSERPYKCTVCEKTFKHRSHLVRHMYAHSGEHLFKCNVCELHFKESSELLQHPCTPSGERPFRCGECQKAFKRPSDLRQHERTHSEERPFKCDLCQMSFKQQYALMRHRRTHKAEEPFKCNLCEKGFVQPSHLVYHQHVHGIENLFKCNVCQKGFNQSSELLRHKCVQNAERPFKCAVCNKSYKRASALQKHQLAHCAEKPLKCTLCERRFFSSSEFVQHRCDPAREKPLKCPDCEKRFKYASDLQRHRRVHTGEKPYKCSSCEKAFKQREHLNKHHSVHAREQQYKCMWCGERFLDLGLLQEHSVQHTAEGAYQDTETEGHQELFWATLETA, encoded by the exons ATGGTTGTCTCTTCCCACCTCCCACGGAGGGATGAGTTAGGCTGGAGCTGGCGCCGACGCGGGTCCCCGCGCAGAGCCCTCGGTAAGCCAAG aGAGAGCTGCTCCCTGGACTGCTTGCTGTGCCCTTTCCAAAT catgTCAGAAAgctggcagcagcaacagcagcaacaacagcagccaccaccaccacagcagcaccacGCTGGGGCAGCCGCCCTCCCAGAGCACTCCATCCCACCAAGCACTGCTGACAACCCCTTGGGCTGCGCTGTCTACGGCATCCTGCTCCAGCCAGACCCTGGactgcagcaccaccagcacccacCCATCCAGGCTGGTGACCCATCCCACAAATGCGGTGTGTGTGGACATGACCTCACTCACCTCTCTAACCCCCATGAGCATCAGTGCTTGCCAGGCCATGACCGCTCTTTCCAGTGTACCCAGTGCCTGAAGATCTTCCACCAGGCCACAGACCTCCTTGAACATCAGTGCATCCAGGTGGAGCAGAAGCCTTTTGTGTGTGGGGTCTGCAAGATGGGCTTCTCCCTCCTGACGTCGCTGGCACAGCACCACAATGTCCACAATGGCAATGCCATGAAGTGCTCTATCTGTGAGAAGACCTACAAGCCTCCTGAGCTAGAGCATTCGCAGCCTCTCGACCCCTCGGAGAAGCCCTACAGCTGCTCCATCTGTCAGAAAACCTTCAAGCACCTCTCGGAGCTGTCCCGGCATGAGCGCATCCACACAGGTGAGAAGCCATACAAGTGCACGCTGTGTGACAAGAGCTTCAGCCAGTCATCCCACCTGGTGCACCACAAACGGACACACAGCTCGGAGCGGCCCTACAAGTGCACGGTGTGCGAGAAGACCTTCAAGCACCGCTCCCACCTGGTGCGCCACATGTACGCGCACTCAGGGGAGCACCTCTTCAAGTGCAACGTCTGTGAGCTGCACTTCAAGGAGTCCtcggagctgctgcagcaccccTGCACACCCAGTGGGGAGCGGCCCTTCCGCTGTGGGGAGTGCCAGAAGGCCTTCAAGCGCCCCTCGGACCTGCGGCAGCACGAGCGCACACACAGCGAGGAGAGGCCCTTCAAGTGTGACCTCTGCCAGATGAGCTTCAAGCAGCAGTACGCGCTCATGCGCCACCGCCGCACGCACAAGGCTGAGGAGCCCTTCAAGTGCAACCTGTGTGAGAAGGGCTTTGTGCAGCCTTCGCACTTAGTGTACCACCAGCACGTGCATGGCATAGAAAACCTCTTCAAGTGCAACGTGTGCCAGAAAGGGTTCAACCAGTCCTCAGAACTGCTGCGGCACAAGTGTGTGCAGAATGCGGAGCGGCCATTCAAGTGTGCGGTGTGCAACAAGTCCTACAAGcgggcctcggctctgcagAAGCACCAGCTGGCCCACTGCGCCGAGAAGCCGCTCAAGTGCACACTCTGCGAGAGACgtttcttctcctcctcagaGTTTGTGCAGCACCGCTGCGACCCAGCCCGCGAGAAACCCCTCAAGTGCCCCGACTGTGAAAAGCGGTTCAAGTATGCCTCGGACCTGCAGCGCCACCGGCGCGTGCACACGGGCGAGAAGCCCTACAAGTGCTCCTCCTGTGAGAAGGCCTTCAAGCAGCGCGAGCACCTCAACAAGCACCACAGTGTGCACGCCCGGGAGCAGCAGTACAAGTGCATGTGGTGTGGGGAACGGTTCCTGGACTTGGgcctgctgcaggagcacagcgtccagcacacagctgagGGCGCCTACCAG GACACGGAGACGGAAGGACACCAAGAACTTTTTTGGGCTACTCTGGAGACAGCGTGA
- the ZNF319 gene encoding zinc finger protein 319 isoform X3, giving the protein MSESWQQQQQQQQQPPPPQQHHAGAAALPEHSIPPSTADNPLGCAVYGILLQPDPGLQHHQHPPIQAGDPSHKCGVCGHDLTHLSNPHEHQCLPGHDRSFQCTQCLKIFHQATDLLEHQCIQVEQKPFVCGVCKMGFSLLTSLAQHHNVHNGNAMKCSICEKTYKPPELEHSQPLDPSEKPYSCSICQKTFKHLSELSRHERIHTGEKPYKCTLCDKSFSQSSHLVHHKRTHSSERPYKCTVCEKTFKHRSHLVRHMYAHSGEHLFKCNVCELHFKESSELLQHPCTPSGERPFRCGECQKAFKRPSDLRQHERTHSEERPFKCDLCQMSFKQQYALMRHRRTHKAEEPFKCNLCEKGFVQPSHLVYHQHVHGIENLFKCNVCQKGFNQSSELLRHKCVQNAERPFKCAVCNKSYKRASALQKHQLAHCAEKPLKCTLCERRFFSSSEFVQHRCDPAREKPLKCPDCEKRFKYASDLQRHRRVHTGEKPYKCSSCEKAFKQREHLNKHHSVHAREQQYKCMWCGERFLDLGLLQEHSVQHTAEGAYQDTETEGHQELFWATLETA; this is encoded by the exons atgTCAGAAAgctggcagcagcaacagcagcaacaacagcagccaccaccaccacagcagcaccacGCTGGGGCAGCCGCCCTCCCAGAGCACTCCATCCCACCAAGCACTGCTGACAACCCCTTGGGCTGCGCTGTCTACGGCATCCTGCTCCAGCCAGACCCTGGactgcagcaccaccagcacccacCCATCCAGGCTGGTGACCCATCCCACAAATGCGGTGTGTGTGGACATGACCTCACTCACCTCTCTAACCCCCATGAGCATCAGTGCTTGCCAGGCCATGACCGCTCTTTCCAGTGTACCCAGTGCCTGAAGATCTTCCACCAGGCCACAGACCTCCTTGAACATCAGTGCATCCAGGTGGAGCAGAAGCCTTTTGTGTGTGGGGTCTGCAAGATGGGCTTCTCCCTCCTGACGTCGCTGGCACAGCACCACAATGTCCACAATGGCAATGCCATGAAGTGCTCTATCTGTGAGAAGACCTACAAGCCTCCTGAGCTAGAGCATTCGCAGCCTCTCGACCCCTCGGAGAAGCCCTACAGCTGCTCCATCTGTCAGAAAACCTTCAAGCACCTCTCGGAGCTGTCCCGGCATGAGCGCATCCACACAGGTGAGAAGCCATACAAGTGCACGCTGTGTGACAAGAGCTTCAGCCAGTCATCCCACCTGGTGCACCACAAACGGACACACAGCTCGGAGCGGCCCTACAAGTGCACGGTGTGCGAGAAGACCTTCAAGCACCGCTCCCACCTGGTGCGCCACATGTACGCGCACTCAGGGGAGCACCTCTTCAAGTGCAACGTCTGTGAGCTGCACTTCAAGGAGTCCtcggagctgctgcagcaccccTGCACACCCAGTGGGGAGCGGCCCTTCCGCTGTGGGGAGTGCCAGAAGGCCTTCAAGCGCCCCTCGGACCTGCGGCAGCACGAGCGCACACACAGCGAGGAGAGGCCCTTCAAGTGTGACCTCTGCCAGATGAGCTTCAAGCAGCAGTACGCGCTCATGCGCCACCGCCGCACGCACAAGGCTGAGGAGCCCTTCAAGTGCAACCTGTGTGAGAAGGGCTTTGTGCAGCCTTCGCACTTAGTGTACCACCAGCACGTGCATGGCATAGAAAACCTCTTCAAGTGCAACGTGTGCCAGAAAGGGTTCAACCAGTCCTCAGAACTGCTGCGGCACAAGTGTGTGCAGAATGCGGAGCGGCCATTCAAGTGTGCGGTGTGCAACAAGTCCTACAAGcgggcctcggctctgcagAAGCACCAGCTGGCCCACTGCGCCGAGAAGCCGCTCAAGTGCACACTCTGCGAGAGACgtttcttctcctcctcagaGTTTGTGCAGCACCGCTGCGACCCAGCCCGCGAGAAACCCCTCAAGTGCCCCGACTGTGAAAAGCGGTTCAAGTATGCCTCGGACCTGCAGCGCCACCGGCGCGTGCACACGGGCGAGAAGCCCTACAAGTGCTCCTCCTGTGAGAAGGCCTTCAAGCAGCGCGAGCACCTCAACAAGCACCACAGTGTGCACGCCCGGGAGCAGCAGTACAAGTGCATGTGGTGTGGGGAACGGTTCCTGGACTTGGgcctgctgcaggagcacagcgtccagcacacagctgagGGCGCCTACCAG GACACGGAGACGGAAGGACACCAAGAACTTTTTTGGGCTACTCTGGAGACAGCGTGA
- the ZNF319 gene encoding zinc finger protein 319 isoform X2 gives MVVSSHLPRRDELGWSWRRRGSPRRALGKPRESCSLDCLLCPFQIMSESWQQQQQQQQQPPPPQQHHAGAAALPEHSIPPSTADNPLGCAVYGILLQPDPGLQHHQHPPIQAGDPSHKCGVCGHDLTHLSNPHEHQCLPGHDRSFQCTQCLKIFHQATDLLEHQCIQVEQKPFVCGVCKMGFSLLTSLAQHHNVHNGNAMKCSICEKTYKPPELEHSQPLDPSEKPYSCSICQKTFKHLSELSRHERIHTGEKPYKCTLCDKSFSQSSHLVHHKRTHSSERPYKCTVCEKTFKHRSHLVRHMYAHSGEHLFKCNVCELHFKESSELLQHPCTPSGERPFRCGECQKAFKRPSDLRQHERTHSEERPFKCDLCQMSFKQQYALMRHRRTHKAEEPFKCNLCEKGFVQPSHLVYHQHVHGIENLFKCNVCQKGFNQSSELLRHKCVQNAERPFKCAVCNKSYKRASALQKHQLAHCAEKPLKCTLCERRFFSSSEFVQHRCDPAREKPLKCPDCEKRFKYASDLQRHRRVHTGEKPYKCSSCEKAFKQREHLNKHHSVHAREQQYKCMWCGERFLDLGLLQEHSVQHTAEGAYQVAACLP, from the exons ATGGTTGTCTCTTCCCACCTCCCACGGAGGGATGAGTTAGGCTGGAGCTGGCGCCGACGCGGGTCCCCGCGCAGAGCCCTCGGTAAGCCAAG aGAGAGCTGCTCCCTGGACTGCTTGCTGTGCCCTTTCCAAAT catgTCAGAAAgctggcagcagcaacagcagcaacaacagcagccaccaccaccacagcagcaccacGCTGGGGCAGCCGCCCTCCCAGAGCACTCCATCCCACCAAGCACTGCTGACAACCCCTTGGGCTGCGCTGTCTACGGCATCCTGCTCCAGCCAGACCCTGGactgcagcaccaccagcacccacCCATCCAGGCTGGTGACCCATCCCACAAATGCGGTGTGTGTGGACATGACCTCACTCACCTCTCTAACCCCCATGAGCATCAGTGCTTGCCAGGCCATGACCGCTCTTTCCAGTGTACCCAGTGCCTGAAGATCTTCCACCAGGCCACAGACCTCCTTGAACATCAGTGCATCCAGGTGGAGCAGAAGCCTTTTGTGTGTGGGGTCTGCAAGATGGGCTTCTCCCTCCTGACGTCGCTGGCACAGCACCACAATGTCCACAATGGCAATGCCATGAAGTGCTCTATCTGTGAGAAGACCTACAAGCCTCCTGAGCTAGAGCATTCGCAGCCTCTCGACCCCTCGGAGAAGCCCTACAGCTGCTCCATCTGTCAGAAAACCTTCAAGCACCTCTCGGAGCTGTCCCGGCATGAGCGCATCCACACAGGTGAGAAGCCATACAAGTGCACGCTGTGTGACAAGAGCTTCAGCCAGTCATCCCACCTGGTGCACCACAAACGGACACACAGCTCGGAGCGGCCCTACAAGTGCACGGTGTGCGAGAAGACCTTCAAGCACCGCTCCCACCTGGTGCGCCACATGTACGCGCACTCAGGGGAGCACCTCTTCAAGTGCAACGTCTGTGAGCTGCACTTCAAGGAGTCCtcggagctgctgcagcaccccTGCACACCCAGTGGGGAGCGGCCCTTCCGCTGTGGGGAGTGCCAGAAGGCCTTCAAGCGCCCCTCGGACCTGCGGCAGCACGAGCGCACACACAGCGAGGAGAGGCCCTTCAAGTGTGACCTCTGCCAGATGAGCTTCAAGCAGCAGTACGCGCTCATGCGCCACCGCCGCACGCACAAGGCTGAGGAGCCCTTCAAGTGCAACCTGTGTGAGAAGGGCTTTGTGCAGCCTTCGCACTTAGTGTACCACCAGCACGTGCATGGCATAGAAAACCTCTTCAAGTGCAACGTGTGCCAGAAAGGGTTCAACCAGTCCTCAGAACTGCTGCGGCACAAGTGTGTGCAGAATGCGGAGCGGCCATTCAAGTGTGCGGTGTGCAACAAGTCCTACAAGcgggcctcggctctgcagAAGCACCAGCTGGCCCACTGCGCCGAGAAGCCGCTCAAGTGCACACTCTGCGAGAGACgtttcttctcctcctcagaGTTTGTGCAGCACCGCTGCGACCCAGCCCGCGAGAAACCCCTCAAGTGCCCCGACTGTGAAAAGCGGTTCAAGTATGCCTCGGACCTGCAGCGCCACCGGCGCGTGCACACGGGCGAGAAGCCCTACAAGTGCTCCTCCTGTGAGAAGGCCTTCAAGCAGCGCGAGCACCTCAACAAGCACCACAGTGTGCACGCCCGGGAGCAGCAGTACAAGTGCATGTGGTGTGGGGAACGGTTCCTGGACTTGGgcctgctgcaggagcacagcgtccagcacacagctgagGGCGCCTACCAGGTGGCTGCTTGCTTGCCCTGA
- the USB1 gene encoding U6 snRNA phosphodiesterase 1, translating to MSAGLVGYSSSEEDEQEEEEERGGRSGSAQGPRGASAGHPRLPVPAGLPGDPDPEEVVSDDSARHGGRVRGFPHERGNWATHVYLPYVAQEEFLELLELLVSRARTYVPSVAAMEEFHLSLSQCVVLRYHWIDPFVRSLRERLATFHRFFCVADQVKVYTNHNKTRTFIGLEVSAGHFQLLELVSEVDRVLEEFDLPTFYKDPSFHISLAWCVGDLSSKLEGQCLQELQDIVDEFEDSALLLRVQWEQIRCKSGNKYFSFPLR from the exons ATGAGCGCGGGGCTGGTCGGGTACAGCAGCTCCGAGGAGGacgagcaggaggaggaggaggaaaggggggGACGGAGCGGCAGCGCGCAGGGGCCCCGCGGGGCCAG CGCCGGCCACCCCCGCCTGCCCGTCCCTGCCGGTCTGCCGGGAGACCCGGACCCGGAGGAGGTCGTGAGCGATGACAGCGCCCGGCACGGCGGCCGCGTCCGCGGCTTCCCCCACGAGCGCGGCAACTGGGCCACGCACGTGTACCTGCCCT ATGTGGCCCAGGAAGaattcctggagctgctggagctcctgGTGTCCCGCGCTCGCACCTACGTCCCCTCCGTGGCTGCCATGGAGGAGTTTCACCTGAGCCTCTCGCAGTGCGTGGTGCTGCGCTACCACTGGATAGACCCCTTTGTCCGATCCCTCCGGGAGCGCCTGGCCACCTTCCACAG GTTCTTCTGTGTGGCTGACCAAGTGAAGGTTTACACcaaccacaacaaaaccag GACCTTTATTGGCTTGGAGGTCTCTGCTGGGcatttccagctgctggagctggtcTCAGAGGTGGACAGAGTTCTAGAGGAATTTGACCTTCCCACATTCTACAAG GATCCGTCATTCCACATCAGCTTGGCCTGGTGTGTTGGAGACCTGTCTAGCAAGTTGGAGGGGCAGTGTCTGCAGGAGCTCCAG GACATTGTGGATGAGTTTGAGGACTCGGCACTCCTGCTGCGTGTCCAATGGGAGCAAATCCGCTGCAAATCGGGAAACAAGTACTTCTCCTTCCCCTTGAGGTAG
- the MMP15 gene encoding matrix metalloproteinase-15, which yields MAGAGGAPWRAGGRLPPLVVLLVLLVGAAGDEINAEAWLRLYGYLPQPSRRMSTMRSAQTFSSALAEMQKFYGITVTGVLDEETKAWMKRPRCGVPDQFGARMKSNMRRKRYALTGRRWSQSHLTFSIQNYTEKLGRYNSYEAVRRAFRVWEQATPLVFREVAYEDIRQKRKKEADIMVLFASGFHGDSSPFDGLGGFLAHAYFPGPGMGGDTHFDLDEPWTLENADVSGNNLFLVAVHELGHSLGLEHSSNPSAIMAPFYQWMDTENFQLPEDDLKGIQQLYGTADGHPQPTKPLPTVTPRRPGRPDERPPKPPSPGKPERPPKPGSPDRPDQYGPDICDGDFDTVAVLRGEMFVFKGRWFWRVRHNRVLDNYPMPIGHFWRGLPGDIDAAYERHDGKFVFFKGDRYWIFREANLEPGYPQPLVTYGQGIPYDGIDTAVWWEPTGHTFFFRGDRYWRFNEDTRSVDPGYPKPISVWVGIPPSPKGAFLSPDASSTYFYRGTKYWKFDNERLKTEPGYPKSILRDFMGCHMELVPDPNPRWPDVDRPPFNPDGDGRTEGEEEEEEEEDEDYNEVGGEPGRDVDVVVQIDEYTRTMSVVMVLVLLVLLLCILGLIYVIVQMQRKGAPRMLLYCKRSLQEWV from the exons ATGGCAGGGGCAGGCGGCGCCCCctggcgggcgggcgggcgccTCCCGCCGCTcgtggtgctgctggtgctgctggtgggggcGGCGGGCGACGAGATCAACGCCGAG GCATGGCTGCGGCTCTATGGATACCTGCCGCAGCCCAGCCGGCGGATGTCCACCATGCGCTCGGCTCAGACCTTCTCCTCAGCCCTTGCCGAGATGCAGAAGTTTTACGGCATCACCGTCACTGGCGTCCTGGATGAGGAGACCAAGGC GTGGATGAAACGTCCCCGCTGTGGGGTCCCAGACCAGTTTGGGGCACGGATGAAGTCCAACATGCGGCGGAAGCGGTACGCACTGACGGGGCGGCGCTGGAGCCAGAGCCACCTCACCTTCAG CATCCAAAACTACACGGAGAAGCTGGGTCGGTACAACTCATATGAGGCTGTCCGACGAGCTTTCCGGGTGTGGGAGCAAGCCACGCCGCTGGTTTTCCGGGAAGTGGCCTATGAGGACATCcggcagaagaggaagaaggaggcTGACATCATGGTGCTCTTTGCCTCTGGCTTTCATGGAGACAGCTCCCCCTTTGATGGCCTTGGGGGATTTTTGGCTCATGCCTATTTTCCTGGCCCTGGCATGGGGGGGGACACGCATTTCGACCTGGATGAGCCTTGGACGCTGGAGAATGCAGATGTGTCTG GGAACAACCTTTTCCTGGTGGCTGTGCACGAGCTGGGGCACTCGTTGGGTTTGGAGCACTCCAGCAACCCCAGCGCTATCATGGCTCCCTTCTACCAGTGGATGGACACAGAGAACTTCCAGCTGCCCGAGGATGACCTCAAGGGCATCCAGCAGCTCTACG GTACTGCAGATGGGCACCCTCAGCCCACCAAGCCTTTGCCCACCGTGACACCCCGGAGACCTGGCAGGCCAGATGAGAGACCCCCTAAACCTCCCTCTCCAGGGAAACCAGAACGACCCCCCAAACCTGGCAGCCCAGACCGACCTGACCAGTATGGCCCTGACATTTGTGATGGGGACTTCGACACGGTGGCAGTGCTACGTGGAGAGATGTTTGTGTTCAAG GGCCGGTGGTTCTGGAGGGTCCGGCATAACCGGGTGCTGGACAACTACCCCATGCCCATTGGACACTTCTGGCGGGGCCTCCCTGGGGACATTGATGCTGCCTACGAGAGGCATGACGGGAAGTTCGTCTTCTTTAAAG GTGACCGCTACTGGATCTTCCGAGAAGCCAACCTGGAGCCTGGGTACCCACAGCCCCTTGTCACCTATGGGCAGGGCATCCCCTATGACGGCATCGACACAGCCGTCTGGTGGGAACCCACAGGACACACCTTCTTCTTCCGTGGGGACAG ATACTGGCGCTTTAATGAGGACACGCGCTCAGTGGACCCTGGGTACCCGAAGCCGATCTCTGTCTGGGTGGGCATCCCTCCTTCGCCCAAGGGGGCTTTCCTCAGCCCGGACGCCT cctccaCTTACTTCTACAGAGGCACAAAGTACTGGAAATTTGACAATGAGCGGCTCAAGACAGAGCCAGGTTATCCCAAATCCATTCTACGGGACTTCATGGGTTGTCACATGGAGCTGGTCCCAGATCCCAATCCCCGCTGGCCCGATGTGGACCGGCCCCCTTTCAATCCTGATGGGGATGGGCGGACCgaaggtgaggaggaggaagaggaagaggaagatgaggatTATAACGAGGTCGGTGGTGAGCCAGGCAGGGACGTGGACGTGGTGGTGCAGATCGATGAGTACACACGCACCATGAGTGTGGTCATGGTGCTGGtgttgctggtgctgctgctttgcatcCTCGGCCTCATCTATGTCATCGTCCAGATGCAGAGGAAGGGTGCGCCCCGAATGCTCTTGTACTGCAAGCGCTCCTTGCAGGAGTGGGTCTGA